The DNA region GTGAACTAGTATGATGTTGTGTAAACATTTTAAGTCCTATTTAATGCCATTATTTTCATTAATGCCTTTATTGCAGCAAACATAACCTTTTATAGAAAGCTGTTTTGGCCAGGCAAATCGATGATGATTGGTATCAGCCTTTATGCATTTTGCTGATGTACATCTAGACCAGCAGTCATAAAGTTTTACTAGCTTTTTGGCAGCAGTGAAGCAAAACTTTTGTTGGAATAATGTAAAGGTTACATCtttcctgttttgttttgttaattagGCTGCATACTGTAGGGAGGGAAACAAATGTGTGGCAGAACTGTGCATTTGCATTCAAATGTCATAGAAATCTTTTCACATATACACAATTGCTCTGAGAAACAAAGCACTAGGAGTTACTAATGtccttaattacatttattatatggaattaaattatattacagtGCAGGGATAAACTGCAGTGACAAATCAAAATATTCGGACCCAGTATTTTCAACAGACCTCCCTCACAATTTAGCACATAAGAGATTTTGTGCAATTATCAGTCATTTTTAACTGACACGTTGAAAACTGAGGCAAAACTAGGCATCTTACATTCCTAACTATTCACTGTGCTTATTATTACTAATTAGCAGAATATTCTATTAATGAGTGAGCTTTTCTAGACACTCTGAATCTCTTTTATTCACCAAGTTCAAACTTCTTAAACACTTTCTAATCCCACTGCAAGTATTGCCTTGCATAGATGCACttttattcaaacacacacacaaacattacaaATGTGATCTTTCTTTCAGCTTCAGTCTCATGAGCATCAGTCATGGAGCATACACAGAAAACTTAACAAAGCTTTCCAAGTTAGAGCCTGGGCTATGCAGTCATGTGTCTGTGTGCCTAAGGgcacaaaataaatattacaaagtCACAAAGAAAGATAGTTTTAAAAATTCTTTCAGCAGTCAATTTCCATCTGCTGGCGTGGTAAATATTACAACACAAGTCCCCATGTAATTAGGGTGACAGAATGATCCCACAAATTCAGTTTGTTCTTACGCTTCCCAAGTTCTCATCTCTGGAGACATGCAGTAGGACAAGGTGAGACAAAATTGGATTTGAGTTGGCCAAGTTGCACTTCATCACATGGTATCTTGTAGAATTTCATGACACTTATTAAAACTTAACTCTTTTCTGGTCTGTTTCTCTCCAGCACTGCCCTTGGGGTGAATTCCAGCTTGTCCTTTAGGCTGaggacctgtgtgacatctcgaCCTGTCAGGTCCTCTAATTTTCTATCCTCTCGTAGTTCGGCAATACCTCGCTCTTCTCCTGGGGCGTTAGGAGTGCCCCTGATAAACCACTCAAGGTGGTATCCAACAGCTCCCACAACAAAGGCCACTGGGAAGGTCACATAGGGTGCATAGGTGCGCATGGCAGTCCAGATCACTGGCCACATGGTTGCAGACTCAGAAATACaacagaataaataaattaattaataggtAATATAACTTTGGCAAGCTGATAATGTAGGCGTCATtaagaaataatcataaaatcatgttaacgtgtcCAGCTACCCGTGTTTATGTAACTCCACGGAATTATTGAGGAGTCATGTAACCTAACAAGGGTACCGGTGTCTCATGAGCTGTGAACTGGCATACTAAAACGAAAAATTTCTAAGCAGATATGTCTCATAAACCACAGAGAAATGCGGCTTTGTGCGTATTGTTTCAAACATTTCATAAAATGAATCACGCTTGTGTTTATAGTTTCTCAAGAACCTACCTCTATCTCCAGTCAGTTCCACTTCTTGCCACCTTGCGTCATTCCGTACGGCAAACTGATTGGTTAAATCTGAAACGTCAGAATGACGTTATCATGTTTCATTCGTtcaggaaaaacaaacaaaaaacgtaATGTTTACGGTACAGACCGTTTTCTTAAAGCAATGCTGACACCCAGTGTCCATTTCTCAAACGTACGCTGTGATCACTTTAATCCTTAATTGTTATTCTGCCTTTGTgcttaattttattaataataataataataatacacattgTACCATGATTagaattttttcttcttcttcacattatacatttgGGATTTATTGTGCTTAATTTTCACAACAATAATgccacaataaaataaataaacaaacttagATGGTCCTACAAATACTGTGATGGGCTGGCCACCTGtgcagggtgtttccctgcctttggcccgagacagctgggataggctccagcccTACCCGCGgccggattaagaactgagaggcccatgggccggtacaaCGTGGAGGCCACCCATGACGTGACTACGTTCACCTTTATGCGCTTCTGGACGCTTGACAGATTTGGTTGGATCTTTTCAAACAGACGGAAGAAAAGTTTGTAGCAATGTCTGACACGGCCAATTATGTTCTTTTTAgttatgaaccgatccaaaatcatgcgttattaatagggatgtgcatagtattcaaataccaaaatcactattcggttattctgcacgtgtatagaggtcttcaacccgatcggAGCTCGACAAACCATCAGGTTTTGTGCCAGGCTCGGGTCAGTTTATCAAGCAGGCTATAGGGtgagttacgggctgttcacacctgcgtctgcgctgtttttctatgtaaacacgcactggacggaCGTCTCTGATCGTTGCGCCGCGCCACAACTCAGGACCGTCTAATTTGTTTTAGACACTacattaagtttaaaagaactttaatatttataaacgcatctcgagacagctgtgttctgtttcatcatttgttgcgctgcatcagcgctggtgtcacacatcgacattctgatgaagttcaagttgcaaagaggacttaatgtgactgttacacatgattccagattattTTACTACTGGCACAGTTTCAGCGCTTGTTAAACAGTGAGCCAATGTTTATTCACTAAGACAGTTTCttaagtgaacacacacacacacacacacacacacacacacacacacacacacacccttcttTTAGTAAATTGGTCAATGGTTTAAAAtggaacaaattaaaaaaaaaatgagttccTTTTAATTTAGATTGTTTTAATAGTAAACAAATCAATGAGGGGAAAAAAGCAATATTCacctattataattttatttgaaataaaaagggGGAAGGTGGAGAAagcataaatattaatatacaaaCTAAAGCATACAACAATAGCTTTTGGGAGAAAAAGGCAAAACAATAATTTGCATTACAAATATTTAGAATTTCAAaacttatattaaaaaaaataaaaatgttcatctgGGCATCATTCAACACTTGATTTAATGTGAAATATTTGTCATACTCATGTAAATAATGCTTCTTGCATGGCTAATAGCATGTACCATTGACATTTTTGGCATTAGTGTTGGATATATTGTATCTGTCTAAAGCAGACAAGCATATTATAGGTAGTCTGTAGCGATACGTACTATATTTTGGCTTGCTGGCAATGCTTAATGAACACAGTGGTTTCGCAGCTCAATGTGGTGAAATCTAGGTAACCTGCAGTGGAAGGCACTATTGAAAGGACAATGGTCTTCAACCATTAGCAGAATCAGGTCTTCTCCTTGattatttaaacagtattttacatCAGTCTGGTAACGGCACCAGACAGAAAATCTTCATAACTCAGCCGCACATTTCCAGTCATGGCGGTGTCTTTCTCGCGGAATGCTTGCGTCATGCTCTGGAGCTGGGTGCACACCTGAATGAAGCGGTCCAGTTGGAGAACCCCATTCACACCACCAGGCGCAGAGAAACGATTCACCAGTTCCTGAATGAACTGAGGACTCAGATTGTAGCCCATCTGAGATAATGCTGGAGGATAAGGAACacagataaataaaacattacaaccTAACATTAAAATTCCAGAATTCTTTCCCATCCAATGAGATCTGTGATGCTTCCTATGACTAACCACTGGTTAGTAATAAACATGATTAGTAGTGGGTTCgacaatgttaaaaataaaaacactcttAATTATATCCCATCAGTTAAATATGCATAAAATGAGTCAGCAACAAATAGTAAATGAGTATGGCTAATTAACAATGCTAGAAGGACTTCTTTTAAATGAAGCCTCCAAAGTTCCCTAAATGCCCTATTTATTTCACTCTCTACAGACCCCATAAAACCATTCAAGCATTGTTTTTGTATctatatgtttgcaatgttttctcCACTCTGTCCCTCACCTATAGTCATCCATGCACTTTCACGGCTATTCACACCTTGATAGCTACAACTATTAAATATTCCTCTAGCAGTCATGAATGGCCTTGTTCATTCAAAATCAATCAATATAAAAGAGACTGCAAGATAACGGCAACCATTGTTGGGGTTATTTTAAGAGCGCTTTCCCATGATGCCTCAACAATGAGATCCCCCTTACAAATAATGCAGTGTTCAATTGCACAGGATTACATGGAAAATGGGTTTACAGCAGAGAACAGTGAATGCTGCTACTTGTGTGTGTGGGATTCAGAGATGAATTACATGTATATATTCCTGGAAATTTAACAAATTTGAGCAGTTAAGGTGATTCTTTTGCCCTTTGTGCATTTTCATGGTACTGTGATCTACAGGCTGATAACTAGTTTTTTCTACAATACCAAAATAAGTGTTATGATTTGTTAATCAATTAATGCACACTGACACCTTTAACGTTTTAGAGTACGAAATCAGTGGAAACGTTTTGCGTTTAGTGTTAAGTTTAGGTATAAACATTGTCCAAGCCTTTGTAGCATAAAATGGTAGGTATCTATGATTActgcagggttcccactcttttcaaccaatgaatttccatgacttgaaaGATCATTTCCATGCCCAAACATTTAGCCTTCCATTCTGAAAATGGCACAGAAATCACATAAtcgcaaatttgtaaaaaaaacaaaaccacaccATTGTTTGATAaattcaactgaaaacatttaattttaaatttaatccATACAAACACATAGCATGAATCCTAAAATGGGCGAGGATTAGCAGCACATCATCGTCtctaagggtgttttcacacttttttcgATTGCTTGGACCACACACAGATTCGTTTCCTCGCCCCTCCCCCTGCAcccactggtctctgttcacattatattattttggtCCGAACCGCATTCCGATTGAGTCATCAGCATGAGTACAAATGGCAGCTGTTTAtcactgtaactaggcaacaactcaagaagacatcagcttcactgttattaaagtattcatctctttggatttaccaccaaaactttaccaGCACAAAACGACAGTTGTGTTTGTCTCCCACGGAtgaattgaatgtgcaatgatgtgatgaaaattagcgtttgtctgccacgAGCCCGTGGACGCGTTGCAAGAGATgtaaagaatgtgagctgctctctgaaggggatttatttagACACAAGCAGGTGTGAGAAAtgtattataccataataattgcgatcgggagcctgcaaagacgcaaattatacgtcatcacaagtggttcattttagggctgggcgataggacgatgtaattgtATATCGACGATATCTTACAAAGAACCCGATGCTGACTGCCACACTCAATTGACTGaagatgatcgacaatatcgggaaatggaaaAACCAAGGATCTGGGAatcagcaaatatattaaacagtagcccaagGTGTGTATTTAGAACCcatgggaatttattaggctttattattatgattattattatctttacatttataattgtctttagttcttaatctttaggctattagtaatttttcacctgttgtcattgatgtatacttgcgtgatggcaaatgcgGTCATTGGAGACGGtctggatttggggaggtggttatatatatatacgatttttagttattttgttaatattttaattacttgaatttagaaatgtctttttttttttatgtttttcgtgtttcaataaattaatttaaaattaattttcactGACCCTCGGCgggggggttgacgatataatcgtatattgcaatattttttaaggcgactccctaaaatattttttacatatcgcacAGTCCTAGTTCTCTTCCAtgatttggtacgattgcattTATATCAGCAGCGAAGTGTATTGGAGTTCACAAGAACCTTACCCCAGACCACTTCTTCAAGTGGACTCGGGTATGGTTCCCGGGCGcacacccgagttcggaaaacagtgctcacattatccaaacgaaccgaacttttATGTCATTCGAACCCAGGAGTGAATGCACCCTAATTGGTCAGGTATTCTAAACAGCATGATATATTTTAAACTCTTCACCATGTGTTTTTAATCCAGTGCAACATAACACCCTGGTTAAATATTTTAGGACAGAgcataataaagaaaaatatattaactataaaaaaaaatccatgatttttccatgacttttccaggcctggaaatcacagttttaaaattccctgatatttccaggttttccatgaccgtgggaagcCTGTTACTGACTGCTATTGTTGTCATCAATGCGTTAACATGCAGcctttattcaagtgcaaaagTGTTATCTCGGATTCTCTTTCTTGATCTCTAATTCACTCACCCTGGTGCATCTCATTGCTGTTAATTGAACCGGATCGGTCCCGGTCGAACTGTTGGAACAGTGCCCTCCACTGCTGCAGAAACGTCCAGAGTGCAGAGAAACCAAATACATCTATACGTCCGGTTTTAGTCTTATCAAACATATCTGGAAATACAGACAAAGCACAGATTTCATATATTCCTTTAGCACTGAAGATGTTTTAAAAGACTAGTCTTATATTTGACAATGCAGTGTTCTGAATTTGGATATTTGGCAATATAAGAATCCATTAAACAATTTGACTGctgtcaggagacaatgaagatTTGGTTATTTTAACAAAAGTAACACTCACTGAGCATCATAATGCAGGTTTCGTCATTGAAGGTAGAGTTGTTGGAATTGATGAGGGCTTGCTTCAACTCCTTCTGGTTAATGTAGCCACTTCGATCTGTGTCCACAGATGAAAACCACTGGTGAGCCTCGGGGTTCACCCCAGGAGGAATGTTACctacaacataaaaacaaactttgTTAGGGGACACTCAAATAGAAAGTGCTTTGTGCTAAAAAAATTTAGAAGCATcacaacaaataaaagaaaacaccGGTGTCTCGAGGTGCGTTTAATGCTGAAgttcttttttaacttgacaaggcATGTAAAAAATGCAGTGCTCCTGTGTGAGCCGTGGCACAACTGTTAAAACGTTTGTCtagtctagcgcatgtttacgtagaaaaactatttaaaaacaaatatgcattcagtgtgaacagcccctaagtgAGTTTACTGCAAATGCTTCTTCAACATACTCTGCCTGCTGTAATATAATTCAAAACAAATCACTTACTGATTAATTAGTActtaaagtttaatcagaaataaaactgCAACTCTAAATTAGACTACACTCTTTAATGGCAGt from Myxocyprinus asiaticus isolate MX2 ecotype Aquarium Trade chromosome 30, UBuf_Myxa_2, whole genome shotgun sequence includes:
- the smim12 gene encoding small integral membrane protein 12 isoform X2, producing the protein MWPVIWTAMRTYAPYVTFPVAFVVGAVGYHLEWFIRGTPNAPGEERGIAELREDRKLEDLTGRDVTQVLSLKDKLEFTPRAVLERNRPEKS
- the LOC127420820 gene encoding peflin-like, translated to MSYQYSQGYRPGGSQHHPPPGAPNGGGPAGGQYGGSPYGGAPQGQQYGGRAVPGAPYSSYGPPGPGGPPGAPYGGGQAPGGQAPGGPYGGYGQPQGGPYCQQAPAGNIPPGVNPEAHQWFSSVDTDRSGYINQKELKQALINSNNSTFNDETCIMMLNMFDKTKTGRIDVFGFSALWTFLQQWRALFQQFDRDRSGSINSNEMHQALSQMGYNLSPQFIQELVNRFSAPGGVNGVLQLDRFIQVCTQLQSMTQAFREKDTAMTGNVRLSYEDFLSGAVTRLM
- the smim12 gene encoding small integral membrane protein 12 isoform X1, with amino-acid sequence MWPVIWTAMRTYAPYVTFPVAFVVGAVGYHLEWFIRGTPNAPGEERGIAELREDRKLEDLTGRDVTQVLSLKDKLEFTPRAVLERNRPEKKMRTWEA